From the genome of Deltaproteobacteria bacterium:
AGCGAGTTGGACGCCGTAGTCGAACATGAAGAGCCCCTCCTGGAAGTGGTCACCCCAAAGCGCTATGCTATGGCTGAGAGCATTGCCAGACATGTGAGCAAGCTGGTGCAGGACGGCGCCACCATTCAAATCGGCATAGGTCGTCTTCTGGGTGTTGTGCTGGCACACCTTACTGACAAGCGCGATCTGGGAGTACATACAGAACTCCTCACTGACGCCTACCTGCCCCTGGTGGCCAGAGGGGTAATCACCGGCAGGAAAAAGACTCTGCACCGGGACAAGATAGTCAGCAGTTTCTGTCTCGGCAGCAGAGAGCTCTTTGACTTCGTACATAACAATCCTCAGGTAGAATTTTACCCCAGTGAATATGTGAACAATCCTGAAATCATCAGCACTCACCATCGTATGACCGCCATCAACTCAGCCCTGCAAATCGATCTCTCCGGGCAGGCCTGTGCTGATTCCCTGGGACACAAAGTATACAGCGGCATAGGCGGCTATGTGGACTTTAACATGGGCGCCTCCCGAGCGGTTGAAGGCAGGAGCATCATCGTGCTTCCCAGCACCAGTCCTGACGGCCGCAAATCGAGGATCGTCTCCCACCTCACTGTGGGCGCCGGAGTGGTGGGTACTCGAGCCTCGGCGCACTATGTGGTCACGGAATTCGGTATCGCTCATCTCCACGGCAAGACCATCAGGGAGCGAGCGCTGGCGCTCATAAACATCGCGCATCCCAGATTTCGCCAGGATCTGCTCCAGGAGGCCAAAGAGCTGAGGTACGTCTATGAAGACCAGATCCTGCCGCCTCCTTACGGCCAACTCTATCCGGAAGAATGGGAAACTTACCAGATCTTCGACGACAACCTCAAAGTATTCTTTCGACCCATAAAGCCTACTGACGAACGCGCCTTGCAAGAATTCTTCTATGCTCTGCCAGACGAGGATATCTACTATCGCTTTCTTTCCGCCATGAAAGTATTCCCCCACCGGGACACGCAGGCAATGGTCAATATCGACTATGAACACGAGATGACCATCGTGGGAGTGGTAGGCGAAATCGGCTCGGAAACCATTATTGCTGTGGGGCGCTATATTCTGGACCAGAAAACCAACTTCGCCGAAGTTGACTTTGCAGTTAGATCCGAATGGCAGCGCAAGGGGATAGGCACTTTTCTGGTACACTATCTATGTGAAATAGCAAGAAGCAAGGGCGTCACCGGTTTCATGGCCTATGTGCTGGCGGCCAACCGGAAAATGCTCAGCGTTTTTCACAAGACGGGCTACGTAATACACAGCAGCCTGGAAGATGGAGTCTACGAGATCAAGTTCCGCTTCGACGAACAGGCGCAACAATGTCTTACCGACCCGCCCGAAGAGGCCTCATGAGCTGGTGCCGAATCAGAGACTGACCCAAATTGAGCTAATCACCAGCTGTCTTACTGTGGAGCAGAATGGGAGTCAGCTCCCTCCACTTTGACGCTGATTGTGTGAAAGACGTGATCTACCAGAAGAGAAGTCAGTACGTTGGCCCCTTCACGCCTGGTGGAGATGACTTCGATGTAGTGGGGCTTGCCCCATTCATCTGCAAATTTGATTCTTTCACCCGCCTTGAAGCCGCCGCGGCGAAACCAGACTTCCGGAGGCAGCAGCCACGTCTTGCCACATCTCTCTTCAAAGCGCAAAAACGACAGGGCATCAAAAGGATACTGCAGGTAGAGTACCAGGTCCTCGTCGGAAACCGGCCGCTTTAATTCTCTTTG
Proteins encoded in this window:
- a CDS encoding GNAT family N-acetyltransferase — its product is MYSKEWQGEYQAKGTQAQQVLDQVVRDGCRVYIGSGCGAPQYLVQQLARRVEKCSDVEIVSTIVSGPVPFLQDGLQGSCRLKVMFVTEPVRQAVFEGRADYVPVYLSRAPSLFKEGVLALDVALIQVSPPDAHGFCSLGVSVDTVKAAADSARFVIAQINPRMPRVLGDSFVHVSELDAVVEHEEPLLEVVTPKRYAMAESIARHVSKLVQDGATIQIGIGRLLGVVLAHLTDKRDLGVHTELLTDAYLPLVARGVITGRKKTLHRDKIVSSFCLGSRELFDFVHNNPQVEFYPSEYVNNPEIISTHHRMTAINSALQIDLSGQACADSLGHKVYSGIGGYVDFNMGASRAVEGRSIIVLPSTSPDGRKSRIVSHLTVGAGVVGTRASAHYVVTEFGIAHLHGKTIRERALALINIAHPRFRQDLLQEAKELRYVYEDQILPPPYGQLYPEEWETYQIFDDNLKVFFRPIKPTDERALQEFFYALPDEDIYYRFLSAMKVFPHRDTQAMVNIDYEHEMTIVGVVGEIGSETIIAVGRYILDQKTNFAEVDFAVRSEWQRKGIGTFLVHYLCEIARSKGVTGFMAYVLAANRKMLSVFHKTGYVIHSSLEDGVYEIKFRFDEQAQQCLTDPPEEAS